GGCAACAATACAGAAAGAGTTGGAAACTTCTTCCAACAAATACTGTACCAGGGAAGGTGACACCCTACAGACCACACTGTTCCTTGATCAAAGGGGACCTCAGCTTCCCACATCACAGGCCTTCAAAAGCACGTTAATATCTAGGCAAGGCCTGTGGTTTGCTCCCAAGTCCAACCCATGGCCTGCATTCCCGACAGAGTCCCTGGATCGTGACATATCCTTGGTGCACTTGTTTGCGTTCATCCTTGTGCTGTAGCAGAGTCTTGGATGACAGAGACCTTGCAATCAGCAAAGCCTAGAATATGTTCCCCTTTCCAAAAGTATGCTGGACACCTAAGGGACAAGACCAACCAGGTACTACAGTGAGAACTAAGGGCCAGCAGAAACCCCTCTGCCTGAGCCCCCGCAGAAGCCTCTACGGAACAGGAAGCAGCCTCCACACTCACAGTCAAGAGACACCTGAGGGCCTCCAGGGACTTTCACCCTGACTTTTCAGCTAAGTGACCCTCCAGGAACCCTGGGTCtggtctgtctatctgtctgtcctgtGTGCATCTCTTCAAAGCCCATATCCCTAGCTCCATAGATGCTGCCCATTTCCAAGGGGAAGAGCCCACTGCCCAAGATGGAGGGCTTTCCAGCCAGCTACCCCACAAGAGCATTCAAAGGATCCTTTGAGCTGGAGCATCAGCGACAAGACTGTCTCCTCCCTGAAGACTTCTCTGATCCTCAGAAAGCTTCACTGGGCTATCATGGATGCCCTGAATCTGTCTTCTGCAAAGGGGACTATGTGGCCCATCTGTGCTAGCACAGTGTCCTTGTCTAGGAGTCTCGGTGTTAGTGACAGGCAgggtgttggaaaccaaactctAGGTCCTGCTTGTGCCCAAAGGCATGCTCTTTCTCCTAAGAGGAAGCATGGCTAGGAATGGGGCAGCAGAGAGCAAGAAACAATGCTCAAAAtacctttattcttttccttacaGGCAGTCACTCGGTCACGCACTAAAGGTGTCCACTGGGGGATATAGCCGACATTCTCCCAACACTGCCTCCTTGTGTTCTTTACTCCTCCGTCTCCTCGTGTTCTGACAGTGTCAGCGCGGCTAGATGACAAGGGGGAGATGGGAGTGTTTCTCTGATGGGGCTCTCAGCACCCTTAGGAGATTTTATCAAAGGGCTTGGAGTAAACATACGCTAGGCATTGTCCCAGCCTGTACTGCCCTTGTTCCCAGACATCATGGGGATTGAAGCCTCAGTAAGAAGTCTTCATATCCACTGTCTCAACGCAGAAGGCACCAAGGAAAAGGCGAACCTGTGCCCTGCAGGCAGTCTCGGGTACACAGACTAGCATCGAGGTCCTCTGGTCCCACTTTCCCTGGGGACTTCCACGAAGCCAAACCCATGAGGCTAAAGGTCAGGTGAGACAGCCCTTTTTGTCCCACATGCCAAAAGATGCCATGTTTGGGGCATCCTTTTCTCTAACCTGACCTGGGAAAGGCAGCAAGAGGTCTGCACAGCCTCCTGAGAGTCTCTGGCAAGCCCATGACTCTGCCTCCCGTGAACCAGAGCAGGCAGCAAACTACTGTCCCGCTTCAGCCTCTGCCTCGCCACCAGCGGCCACGCTCACCCTGCGCTGGCCCCGAGGGGGACCTTGATAAACCTGCAAGTATTACTGGACTGTCCTTAGGGCATGCCCTGATACTTGCCAACCgcagtgggagagggaagaggaaccCTGGCCTTCTACAGTTGGGTACATTGGAATCCTGCCCAGGCTAAAACAGTGTTTGCTGTTATTGTTGGGGGCCATCAGAGACACTGAGCACATGCAAAAGGAAGACCACGAGGACAGAGACAGACTCAGTCCGCAGGAGCCTACCTTCCATTTGGCTCTCAGTGCCCTTCTTGGAGGAGCCAGTTGGAAGGGAAAGTTTGAGCGACATCAGTTCTTGAGTAGAAAGCTGCTCAGACTCCTTCCTGGAGATGTTAACTGATGGTAGGGTTTCCGCGAAGACCCCTGTCTTTGTTCTACACTCATGTATGATTCTGGAGAAGAAAGCCTTGCTCACAGTCAAGCAGCTAGAGACAGAAAGCTCCACCCACCCAGGACTGAGGCTCTATGGCAAGGCCTGCAGGCTTTGCTCCATGGTCTCGGTTCAGTCTCTCTAAAGCAAAGCCCGGGAAGAAAGTACACACTGTGCTTTCTGCAAGGCAGGCTGTGCCGGCCACAGGAAAGGCTGGAGCAGTTGCTGGGTGAGGCATGCACATCCTCTCCACGGCTCTGTGCCAATCACAGGGCAGAGCCTCAATAGCAGCAGGCGCACCAGACGTGCATGCTGAATTGAACACCGGCCCTGCCCTGCAGACAGAGACCAGCTGTGCGGTTTAGGGCGTCACAGTCTCCGGGACGATGACAGAAACGGTGTCCCTCCAACACCCAAACATTGTCACAGTACACAGACTTACTCGGCCCAGGGTTTAAAGCATCACGGCAGGGACTTACGGTGGTTAATATTATCTACTTGACCGAATCTTGAATCACTAAAAAGATAAGCGGCAGGGCATATCTGATAGAACTTCAAGATTAGATTCATCAAGGAGGTAAGAACTACCTCACCTGTTGGCAGTGCTGGCCCTCAAGCTGTGAGCCCAGACAAGCCCTTTCTCCTTTAGGTTGACAGTGTTAGCTGCTTGGTCTCAACAGTGCTTAAGGACAATGCCGAGCCCAGTTAGCCCTTAGCCTGAGCCCTGGGACCTCCTGGGTGCTGCTGTCCCTGCCTTTCCTGTGGCCGGCACAGCCTGCCTTGCAGCAAGCACAGTGTGTACTTCCTTCCCGGGCTTTGCTTTAGAGAGACTGAACAGCAGGAGATGTTCCCAGAGTCTTTGGCTGCAGGGGCTGACAAAGCCAGTGAGCTCAGTACTGCTCCTGGGGTCTCAAACACTCCCGAATGctggggagtcagttttctcacTAAGAGGAGATGTACCAGagcagcaggtgggggagggaatcAGGCTGAGAGAGGGGGTGGCATCAGGAATCACACGCCTGCCCCAGACCACTCCTCCCCCACAAAGAACTGAGAGGACGCACCTGTAGGTGATGGTGATGGCAAAGATGATTGCAATGAGCATGATCAGGGCAGTGAAGATCTGCACATAAACTGTGAGACAAGCCCTGTGAGGCAGTCGGcagggggagggtgggggaggggagggggagggtcaCCGTCACCCCACCAGCCCATTAGCCCATTGCCTCAGGGTGCTGCAGCTGGTAGATGACAGTCCCTGAGCTCTTCAGCCTGACCTGTCCCCACAGTGGGTGCCAAAGCCATGAAGTCTCAGTCAGGAAGAGCCTCTCTTGCTCCTGAACCATATACACCCTCTTTGTGGGGTCACGAGAGAGTAAAGTTCTCAGCACACGTGTGTCACAGAGGTCCCACTATTGTTGATACTTCAGTGATTACGTCCTTCTCTTCTCTATTCTGTTTTCCATTAAATCAGGGGAAAGAAACAGTCCTGCTGGCCACACCCAAAGCAAGGGATAAGACTTGCTTCAAGCCCCTACCTTTGCCTCCTTGTAAATGAGTTTTAGGTGTCCCTAACCAGCCAGAAAGAACTCTGCTAGATGTGGCACCCTTCAAAGACAATCATTTCTGCAACAGGGGTCCTAGACCAGTGGGTGTTTGTTTCTATACAGGTTTAGAGTCACAAGTGAAAACAAAGGCACCACCAGGCCTGACCCTCACTGAAGGCTCTGGGAGTCCTCAGTCCACTTCACTGTGGCTTTTGATGGTTTCTGGtgatctccagcccctctgtgttTGTCTGCCCCCACTCTTCTGAGGACATCGGGCCTGTTGAATTAGGGGTCATCTTGCCCTAGTGTGACAGCCTCTTACTAATCACATCTACAAAGACTCTTGTCCTAGTCAGCATCCgctgtcaacttggcacagcctAGAAACACCTCAGGAGCCTTAACTTAGCAATCGTCTTTATCAAGgtggtctgtgggcatgtctgcgaGGGACCCAGGCAACCGTGGTGGGTTCTAGTCACTGGGAAAGCAGTCTTGGGCTATGTAAATACAGTTGTGTATAAGCCTGAATGAGCCAACAAAGCAGTATTCCTCCACGGTTCcagcctctaggttcctgccttaaaTTTCCCCAAATGATGGATTGTGGCCTGGAAGTGGAAGTCAAAGGaaccctttccttctctaagttgcttttggaaaACATGTTTTATCGCATTAATAGAAAAGACATTAGAACAGAAACTGGTACCAGGCCGTAAGTGGTATGTTGCTGTGATGGACCTGACCGTGCAGCTTTTTATGCCTTTGGACTATTTGGTTAGAGGATTGTGGAAGGTTTTGGAACTTTGTGCTACAAAACCCACTGAGTATTCAGAGATTAAAGAGCTGTTGTTGTGGGGCCTTGGAAAATAATGCTGAGTGTAGCAGCAACAATGGAGGCCTGGCAGAGAGAAACACCAACAGTGGAGGCCTGACTGACTGACAGAAACACCAACAGGGGAGGCCTGGCTGAGAGAAACTCGGACattggaggcctggcttgtgaggaTTCAGACACTCTATAGGCACCATCTGTGGTTGCTGGTCAGGCTAAGGATGGAAAATCAGCTGTGGTTCATAAGAAGAGATCAGCACCACGGAGGCATTGTCTTTGGGGCCATGGAAAGCATTTCCTCAGAATAGACACTTAGAAGTTAACATCTAAGAAGGCCAAGGCTACATCTCAAGCTGGAAGCTGAACTGGACAGGGTGGAAAAGTTACCTGCATGTTACTTTTTGAAGGCATGAAAGATGCAAGATTAAGGGAGCGATGGAAAACAGCTGAGGTCTGGTACCAAGTGACAGGGTCAGAGTCGCTGAAGAGAAGCCAAGAGAGGCCATTGCTGAAGGTGCCTCAGTTGGCAGTGGAGACCCCAGGACCatcacagttaagagactgcagACTTTTTAAGGAAACCAGACATTTTGAAGATTTCTTTTCTGtaagtgctttgcctacatgtgtgtatatataccaaatgcatgcctgatgcccactgAGTGACCCCAAAACTGAAACGTcacctgggaggagctggagggagggcaTGGGACCTGAAACCCCGGGTTGGCTTGTTTCTTTAAATGATGACTTAGCGCTGAGAGCTCCCAAGCCAGGCTGAGGAAAGAACAAATGCTTTCCTTCTGATGCCCAGATTTGCACAACTCTGGGATGTCCGACTGTGCTCCCACTTCCTGATCTCTACAGCCCAGAGAAACAGTCCCACGGGGAGTATGGCTGACCTGTGACTGAAGGACAGCAGAGTGGTAACCAGGGCTGGGCTGAACGACTCTATGGTATCTCCCTGGTTTCCTCCAGTGTACTGCGAGGGTACTCAAGCAATCCTTGTGACTGGGAGAAGTGGTTTTCAGTGGCAGACACCAAAAACTGGCTCTGCCAGTCTTATAAGAAACAAAGACTTCAAACTGAATGACCAAGATTATGGTGACATAGTCATGGGCCCTATGGTGACACAGTCGTAGGTGCTATGGTGATGTAGTTGTGGGAGCTATGATGACATAGTCATGGGCGCTANNNNNNNNNNNNNNNNNNNNNNNNNNNNNNNNNNNNNNNNNNNNNNNNNNNNNNNNNNNNNNNNNNNNNNNNNNNNNNNNNNNNNNNNNNNNNNNNNNNNGGTGATGTAGTTGTGGGAGCTATGATGACATAGTCATGGGCGCTATGGTGATGTAGTTGTGGGCGCTATGGTGACATAGTTGTGGGAGCTACAGTGACATAGTCATGTGTGCTATGTTGCCTGTGTCACCCAATCCCAGTGAAGTCTGTGAGCTGTTGGTTTGAGCCACTCTGTTTTGGGGTGGAGGGCAGCTTACTACAGTGTAATGGAATTACAGTATAAAGAAGGCCGTGGGGCTCCACAAGGGAAGTGCCCTCGTCATGATGTTGAGCACATAgaaccaaatgaaagaaaaggtgTTTATGAGTGAGTTAGGACCTTAAGACAAAACCCCACAAATTCTTGAATCCTAGCGTCTTTGAGAGTGACAAATTCAAAACCACATGTGAGCATTGCACACATGTTTTCGTGTTTCAGTACCAGCACCTCCCACGTGCAGTGGCAATCGCTTGTCCCCGCTGTCAAGCTAGCAAAAGCCAGAGGCAGGACTCTGTGAGTCCCTCCGCACAGCAGATGCCACATGGGTAGCTTTTCATAGCCATATATTGTGACAGCTCTCCCCAGACAgcaagagcagaagaaagagttATTTTCCTGAGGGGACAACTTAGTCACGTCTCCCAAGTACATTTAACAAAAGTTTTGAAATCAGCTCAGCAAGTCCCATGAAGAAACTGGAAGTCAAATACTTAGGATAAATGACATATTAAATAATGTGCCCTAAATCAAGACTGAAGAAGGAAGGCAAGTCTTCCCTTCTCACTCCCTGTTCGTTTTGAAAGATCTAATGCTAATTCCCCAAGTTCATATTCTTAATAATACAGATTATGCCATAACACAATGTGCACTTCAAGCCAGCCTATTGAAGAAGTTGGTGAAAGGTTTTCATAACAGGGAATTATACGCACAAAGAACTCATAATACCCTGTCACTGAATCCCACAACTTACATAGCACAAAGGTTCATGTGCCGCCTTGAATGAGAAAGAtgtcagagaaatgaaaaataatttgagggCACAGTGAGAACCCAAATGTAGGGCTCACTGCCCAGAATCTTCCTACAGATGGCCCCACCTCTCAACTTGGAAGAAGTCAGAAGCTGAGGAAGAGCAGAGCCCACACACTCACTTGCTATCATGGAAAAGATGAACAGAGGGTCCGTATCTGTTGCCACGAGATAACGTTGTGGCTCTGACCCACAGAAGCCCCTGAGAGCCTGTGCTGTTTTCTGGGTTCATAAAGGAGACCCACAACTAAGATACCCCAGGGACCACGGCTTGTTCTCGCGAGACTGGCTGGTGATGGCTCCAGTTTAAGTGTGTGGTGTGGCACACACGGCACACAGTCATATTCACAAAAGCGCCAGTATCGTCATAAAAATCTGCTGGGAAACTGTCCAGAGAATACTGCAGATAAAGCAGTGATGGTCTGGGTGCATGTCTAGGGAGGGATCTGCCTAGAAGGATCTGCTCCCCATGTCGCACTGCTGAGTTTCCATTTCACTGGGGTCTGCAGCAACTGAGATCACCACTCCAGCTCTTGGCTCAGACTAGAAATTGAGTGTGCCCCATATGCTCACATGGAAACAACTGAACACACTTCTTAAATGTCAAGTGGATGCTCGCTTCTCAGGCTTCTGAGGAGCTCTGAACGTAGAATTTTCCAGACACGCTCATTTGCAGAAGTGCTCTTAGTTGCCTTCCTGTTGCTCTCTGACAAACACCCTGACGAGGGCAACTTAAGGGAGCAAGGATTTCTTTTAGCTCACTGCTCTAGGCTTTGGTCGGCCACGGCAGGAAGTcccggaggcagaggctggctgtgCTGCATCCacaccaggaagcagaagggggtGAACGCTGTGCTCAGCTcacccttgtttctttttttttttttttttttttttttttttttttttttttttttttgctttttcaggacagggtttctctgtggctttggagcctcttctggaattagctctgtagaacaggctggtctcgaactcacagagatccacctgcctctgcctcccgagtgctgggattaaaggcatgagccaccatcgcccagctcaccCTTGTTTCTTTACACAGCCCCGCATCCCGCCCCAGGgaacagtgctgcccacagtgtgcGTGTCTCTCCATCCTCACTAACATAGTCGAGACTATCCCCACAGTGTGCGTGTCTCTCCATCCTCACTCACATAGTCGAGACTATCCCCACAGTGTGCGTGTCTCTCCATCTTCACTAACATAGTCGAGACTATCCATCATCCCCAAAAGCATGCCCAGATGACTCAAGGGCTCATCAAGTTGAAAGTTAAGACAGACCGTCACAATTCCACTTGTCAACTCAATACCCACACCCAGCACTTAAATTGTAACCTTCCACGTCTTTTCCCCGAAGTCTCGGGGTTCAcctcagaaagcaaaacacaacCCAGCTTCAAAAGGCCCCACCATCTAAAAACTGTAACAGCTTAAAGTCTACAGTCCAAAGCTCATTTgggactcaaggcaatctcttcaCTGTGAGTGcctacaaaataaaaaccaagttaCATACTCGCAACATACAGCAGCATAGAACAATATGTCCCACCCTAAATGGAAGAATCTGGGTATCAGTAAATGACCAGGCCAAACCAAGATGAAATTCCAGCAGGGCAAACACCAAATCCTTTGTGGCCTCTTTGGGAGAAGTTGGGTTTCCCTGTAACCTGCCTGAATGCTCAGTCTGCACAACACTGCTGTAAGTAGGTGTGGCCCTGTCTGCCCTTCTCCAGTTCTTTTCCTGGGGAGCTGGTAGGGGGCAGCAGATCTGGCAGGTCCCATTGGCCACTATCCCCTGACTTCCCAGGTCTTGTACCTAGGGAACGGGACACAGCTCTGTCTCAAGGGACCTAGTTCCACtatagaaggaggagaaagagcatGAGGGCAGGGCCCTGAGAGCAAGCAGCACTGTGCATAGGGAATGGGCAGGTGGCCAGCACACCAAGGTTCCCAGCAGTCCCCGCTGCATGGCCAGTGtggtcttctggcctcagagtgTCCACCCTCTTCTCTGATGGAAACTAAGAGTAGATGCAAACCATACTGCTTCCATGATTGCCCCTCTGAACGCTATCAGCAGAGTCAGGAAATACAGGAGCCTCCAAGTGGAATTTAATGATGGTTTGGAGACATTACTTTGGAAAGTTCTCAAAGTTCAGAAGTCCTGGCACGTGAGACTATATCCAAGAGGCAGAGTGTACAGAGCTTTCACTGCTGCACCTGGTTCTCTAGGACTCCACTGTCCCTTCCTGTCCATGTCCATACCTACCTGCTATGTCTAGACGTGGCTCTTCAGGAAGAACACAGTGACAAGCCAGCTCTACAGCTCCTGAGACAGCCTAAGCCTGATCTCAGGACTACATTGTGTTCCAGTGTGGCGCTAAAATGATCTCTGGAGAAACCCAGTCACGTAGCATCTCTCAGCTGTCCCTGCCATCCCTGGTTGGACACCACAGTCCTTGCCTGATCAGACTCTCAGCTGGCTGTGGCCAGCAGCACCCTTTGTCCCTCAGCTGTCTTAGCAGGGACGGTCCTGTACCCCGCCTTCCCAAGCCCCCTCTTTTCCAGGAAAAAGAGTGTACTCAGCACAGAGCAGAGCAGTCAGTTGGACGGTGATGGGTGGGATGTGACACAGACAATGGGCAGTGGCTAGGATTGCGTCAGGTGTGTGGTCCCCCCATACTCACCGGGAACAGCTTTCTCATAGCAGACACCCTTGTAGAAACAGCACCCGAGCTCTTTGCACCGGTCCCTGCTGACGTTGTAGTCACAGATGTCATAGAGAGGGATGTCACACACTGCAAGGTACAGACAACAGCGCTGACTTGGCAGGAAACACGATGGAGGGGgacgtggggggggggcagcggCGGAGGTGGGGGAGAGTCTGCCAGATTAACTGACGTTTCCTTACTCCTGTTGTTCATCATGCAAATCTCTCTTTGAAACGAGgatgcaaattaaaatttctgggcaaaataatataaagttaatTACCGAGCACAGTGCAGGGGCCTCTGGTGATGAGGATGATAAGACATCTCAGCAGGGCCATGCCAGGCACACGGGCTAACACGAGACCACTGGGGGAGTCCAGTTGCCATGTTCCATATGCACACTGAGCCACAGCATGGCCTTACCTAGCAGCGTGGGTTGACGATTGTGCCCGAATTTAGAAGCTGAATCTAAAGGGACacatttgggggctggaggagGGTCCCTCAGATGTTAAAGGTGTTCCCACTCCtcaagttaggttcccagcactcggggcGGGGACAGCTCATACCGCCtctaagtccagctccagaggatctgacacctctggcctctgggggacACAGCGCTcacaccacacagccacacacagacacaaacacacaagcagaatTAAACTAAACcttaaaggaaacaataaaagAGCAAAAGCTGAGTGAGAATTCTGGGCCCCTTCCCCCTGAAAGGGAAGACAGTGACCCTGTACTGTAAGGAGAttgaaggaagaagccagagcGACTTTTCCATCACAAACTGATTTTGACTTGGGAAATGTGGCTCTTCAGTGGTGGAGGCAGCTGACTGGACCAAATAGAAAACAAGCCACACAGAGGATTCTGTCCAGACAGAGGGCAGGGGTACATCACCAACCCAAGGCTGGAGGGACTAGCCCCACAATGGGGACACAGGACAGGAGGATCCCGGGGCTAACTAGCCAGCTAGTCCAGCTGACCTGGTGAGACCCAAGCACAGGTTGTCTCAtagtgtctgtgcacacatgtgtttgcatgtacatacatgaacacatgcaaaATGCTATCACCATGTGTCTCCTTGGTTAGAAGTTACAGGCACAGAAGCCAGAGTCCACTTCCTGTACATAGAGCTGAACTCTCAGGGGACTGGGGACATGGAAGGTCATCTTGTTCTCTCTGCGGACACGGTGTCCCTGGGTCAGCCACTTGGGAAGCGGCAGCACATGTCATTTGGGTCCACGAGGCATGCCGCAGGCCTCCAAGAAGGAACGTAGATGGTGCAGACACAGTGCTTTGCCATTTACAGAAACAATTTCATCGTCATGGCAACATGGAAGGAAGCAACACTAATTGAATATGTAGATCAACTCCCAGGCAACAAGAGGTCAGGCTTAACAGGCAGACAAAAGCTAAGCCTGATCCAGCACCCTTGCCTCTGGTCAGGGCTCAATGCCCCTTCCCTGCCCCACGTGACTGGGAGCTCTGGGAGGCAGCCTCAGTCTGGCCTGTCTCAGGAAAGCTGATCTCCACTCTCTGATTCTACCCCTTTTGGACAACCATGCACAAAGCCTATGGAACCTTGCTGGACAGGACAGTACTCTGCCGCCAAGCATGCAGACAGCCTGGAGTGCACTGAGTAACCACAAGGTTCACGATGCCTTGGGATAGCCGAGAAGATGGCTGTGGGCCGCCTCCCACCCGTGtgcctggggaaggggaggggggactcACACCCCGAAGGGCAGCTGGAAGGTACACAGAGCCCCCAGAGCTGAGGGTGAGGTGAGCAATCTGTGGTCTGTTCTAAGTTACTTCATATTGTATAACCGTTTTCTCAGACTACCTTGCCCCGAGAGACTCCATTTTACAAGAAACTCTGACTCCATTCTGAGTGAAAGACAGCTCTGTCCCTGGGTAGAGACATGAACACCACCAATCCGCCTAGCTCCACCCACGCAGTGTAGACTGATAAAGGACTCAGAATAGAGAGAGTGTCACTCCAAAAACTCACTGGGGTGAACTTGAGACAGCAGGGAATAGACGTATCTAACTTTTATCAAGGGAACTAGGCCTATGAGCTTACAGGACACACCAGACCCAGGAAAGGGTAGAACTTCGTCTCCTGCACCCCATGATGAAGAGAACACCCTACACTACAGTGACCGTGGCCCACTGACCTGTCAACTGACATCAGTGTGTGTGTCAAGGACTGACAGGCAGAGAAACCCCACCTGCCAGCTTCTCTCCCTGCTGTTGATGTGGCGGACTCAGTTGGTGTCCTGTGGGTTTGGTGTCTTCTGTGCCCAGACTCTCACCTGAATCtggtcctccccttcctcctgtgCAGCCAGACAACTCCACTGCTAAGCTCTCGAGCTTGTGACCCAGGGCAGGCTGGCTCCCTGAAGCTGAATCAGGTTTGTTAGCCATATACACCCTATTTACATTTCTATCAGCTGctccagaaccttctggaaacTCTGCCATGGCCTCTTTAACCCTTGCTATCTGTGAGGCAATCCACATGTATATAACATGTAGAGCTACAGCGATCATTTCCTGAGGGATGTATAAGGAACCTGTGTCTACCTCAGCCGGGTGGCCCAGGAATGCTGGTATCTGGTAAAGGATTGCTTAGATCCACAGCTTGGAAACACCAGGAAAGCAAGACGCCAAGTGGGATCATTCCCTGCCCAGGGTGCAGCTCAACAGTTGGTAGATAGACCAGCCTGCACCCCTAAAACAGCCTGCTCCCCCAGAGCACAGCTTCCCTGTACCTGAAACCACTTCTCACCTGACCCCACACACCTGGAGTGGGGCGTCCCAGCCCCAAGCTTATGTATTCAGGACAAATACCCAAGGGTTCCAGAAACCCTTGAAGAAGTGGGTGGGTCCTGATCCCCACCCCATTCAGATAGCTCCCCGAGGCTCAGGGCCATTAGCAGGGCTGCTCATGAGGACCTTAAGGACaaggttctctcctttcttctttcccactgGACTGGGCAcatgtgcgggggggggggcactcaaTCCTAGCCAAGCATACAAGAGTTGGCCCAGctgtttctgctgctttctgtGGTCCCAGTTTGCCTATATCACCTTATCTTGTTTGTTCCGAGTCAGAAATCACAAACAGTCCTCTTAGGAGTCTTCTGACTGCAGAGGTGCCCGGCTCCAGCGTGACAGAGTGCCTCCCCAACCCCACCGTGGCTGAGCCTCCCCCAAAACTCCAGGCCTAGGGGGCGAGCTCAGTCCTGGGTAGACGCTGGCTTCCCTGCAAGGATTCCCTAGGAAAGCTCCCAGCCTGCCTTCCAAGGGAGACGAACGAAAGATGGACACGTTTCTTCTCTGCTACCTCCACGACATTTAGCATAACAGCAATGCGTAAACACATGCACAACTGAGGCAAAAAGGTTTCAAACATGGAGACGGGCCAGAAAGGCAGCGGTTCCGTCTCACCAGGCCCCAGCAGTCTGAGGTTCCTCTGGGAAGCCTGCAATTCTAGAAGCTCCTCCTCCTGACTTAAAGCAAATGAAATTCTACCACATGTATTCAGTGTGccgtcaagaaaaaaaaatctcattttttttgcGCGGCTTCCATCCCCAAGGGTGAAGAGTCTAATGCCAGCTTACAGACCTAGTAGGGAGGCAAGGTGCGCTTCCTTGTTGAAAAATATGTTTGAGTAAATAAAAAGCAGCTTCTGAgacaagaattttaaagtaaCTGAGGAGTATGGCTGGTAGAGAACCCTGTAATTCCGTTGTTCCTTAAACCAATGTGAGAGACCCCACGTGAGTTGCGCTGTAATGAAACTGAAGTCCTAAGAGATTGGCAGTGGCTCCTTGGGTCATTGAGAAACACATTTCTGTGCCTCCCGTGACCAGACAAGCTAGTCAGATAAATCCTCCATATAAACAGCCCCAGCAGCCTCTTCCATGTTTACCTGCAAACTTCTTCAGGAGGTGCGATGGGGACTTCTTGATTTCGGGGGAGTATCTCATGGTAGCTGCTGACAGTGGTGCGGGGATCAATTATGCCCAAAAGACAGGACACCTCAGCACA
The nucleotide sequence above comes from Microtus ochrogaster isolate Prairie Vole_2 unplaced genomic scaffold, MicOch1.0 UNK7, whole genome shotgun sequence. Encoded proteins:
- the Tex29 gene encoding testis-expressed protein 29 isoform X1, yielding MALLRCLIILITRGPCTVLVCDIPLYDICDYNVSRDRCKELGCCFYKGVCYEKAVPVYVQIFTALIMLIAIIFAITITYRIIHECRTKTGVFAETLPSVNISRKESEQLSTQELMSLKLSLPTGSSKKGTESQMEAALTLSEHEETEE
- the Tex29 gene encoding testis-expressed protein 29 isoform X2, with the translated sequence MRYSPEIKKSPSHLLKKFAVCDIPLYDICDYNVSRDRCKELGCCFYKGVCYEKAVPVYVQIFTALIMLIAIIFAITITYRIIHECRTKTGVFAETLPSVNISRKESEQLSTQELMSLKLSLPTGSSKKGTESQMEAALTLSEHEETEE